One genomic segment of Clavelina lepadiformis chromosome 3, kaClaLepa1.1, whole genome shotgun sequence includes these proteins:
- the LOC143450813 gene encoding uncharacterized protein LOC143450813 isoform X1 has product MTIEANSALKKHLLINSFDEDLSWDVRGRDASLFDLPYGELIKRSFEIRQSNVVINKLMINLLDRVQGLNESTRSFVNALKKLGNMTYRGENQDTIKNEILYLALLRGLKSHKSSEALSANLTIGRNFFAGSRQAIAFDDCINLLSRDVLMFNAHPRLEQSSQKEVITLVENEIAGAQRRIRNFNKSARCQVTSQGDAQFTAKRRKDSLPQNMICTIQKCTAPADRW; this is encoded by the coding sequence ATGACTATTGAAGCGAATTCTGCTTTGAAGAAGCATCTACTAATTAACAGCTTCGATGAAGATTTAAGCTGGGACGTACGCGGGAGAGATGCTTCGCTGTTTGATCTGCCATACGGTGAACTGATAAAAAGATCTTTTGAAATTCGACAATCCAATGTTGTAATTAACAAGCTGATGATCAACTTGTTAGACAGGGTACAAGGACTGAACGAGTCAACACGCTCATTTGTCAATGCCTTAAAGAAGCTGGGCAACATGACCTACAGGGGAGAGAACCAAGACACCATAAAGAACGAAATACTTTACTTGGCATTGCTACGTGGCCTGAAGAGCCACAAATCGTCAGAAGCTTTATCCGCAAATTTAACAATAGGCAGGAATTTCTTCGCTGGCAGCAGACAGGCCATTGCATTTGATGATTGCATAAACTTACTTTCGCGGGATGTATTGATGTTCAACGCACATCCACGACTGGAACAAAGCAGTCAGAAAGAAGTGATCACTCTGGTTGAAAACGAAATTGCCGGGGCACAAAGGAGAATCagaaatttcaataaaagtgCCCGGTGTCAAGTGACCTCACAGGGTGACGCCCAGTTCACGGCGAAAAGAAGGAAGGATTCTTTGCCGCAAAATATGATTTGCACCATTCAAAAGTGTACGGCGCCGGCAGACAGGTGGTAA
- the LOC143450698 gene encoding uncharacterized protein LOC143450698 → MQNEVKIILCQHQVVDPDLFHASSTLSFLVMCPYSVRLTSANADQLKAKHPRSRKVKVNDNEAKTKLDYFDEWSSKNHTPCYSQTMRFRSQCPVVSHFVNCRFFPTGMTCDDTHESWNAE, encoded by the exons ATGCAGAATGAAGTCAAAATTATTCtttgtcaacatcaagtg gTCGATCCAGATCTGTTTCACGCGAGTTCTACGCTGAGCTTTCTGGTAATGTGTCCTTATTCCGTTCGGCTGACAAGTGCAAACGCCGATCAGCTAAAAGCAAAGCATCCAAGGTCAAGAAAGGTTAAAGTCAACGACAATGAGGCAAAAACCAAACTAG ATTACTTTGATGAGTGGTCTTCAAAGAATCACACTCCTTGCTACTCACAAACTATGAG ATTTCGGTCTCAATGCCCCGTTGTCAGTCATTTTGTGAACTGTCGCTTTTTTCCCACGGGTATGACGTGTGACGATACCCACGAGTCATGGAATGCAGAATGA
- the LOC143450813 gene encoding uncharacterized protein LOC143450813 isoform X2, translating into MTKSSTVMIYCVFDAASSFLFVCSFNKIYCVFRFMFFYMCFSLRQNCVFKKSLFCTTHIFNTSRLGVNCRYLSKSQIADRFGETDREGGERSGYSDSCCRLIVLRQSCDRGPSLSSTCIHKQGGCRMGTRGEHLGRFTQKPLLPITGNCSCRCTYTFFFVPYKSSPKHVIYPFSFFSLINDDGWNA; encoded by the exons ATGACGAAAAGTTCGACTGTGATGATTTATTGTGTTTTCGATGCTGCTAGCTcgtttctgtttgtttgttcttttaacaaaatttattgcgTTTTTaggtttatgtttttttacatGTGTTTCAGCCTTCGGCAAAATTGTGTATTTAAGAAGAGTTTGTTTTGCACCACACACATTTTTAATACTTCCCGTCTTGGCGTCAACTGTCGCTACCTTTCTAAGAGTCAGATTGCTGATAGGTTTGGAGAGACTGACAGAGAAGGAGGAGAGCGATCTGGATATAGTGATTCGTGCTGTCGGTTGATTGTTTTAAGACAGTCGTGTGACCGTGGCCCGAGCCTGAGT AGCACGTGTATACACAAACAGGGAGGCTGTAGAATGGGGACCAGAGGCGAACACCTCGGTCGCTTCACCCAAAAGCCACTACTGCCTATAACAG gAAATTGTAGTTGTAGATGCACGTacacgtttttctttgttcccTACAAATCTTCCCCGAAGCATGTCATATATCCGTTTTCCTTTTTCTCGTTGATTAATGATGATGGATG gaATGCATAA
- the LOC143450614 gene encoding uncharacterized protein LOC143450614: MTIFNICCLVTCALLYCACANSILAKLEENSYDVIRKLIEPCHGEIDCEYDVINSRLQSDPEFVKYFPYVNDVTNDGVELEASGEVSNDVKTRNKRSVMTCPVMNESYLSRAKEHMDRSTSPWTWVENRDDNRVPQILAETDCLCNGCVVNLASGMEDPNLSSQPITVDRAVLYKLPGGGFRKGVATLNYGCRCDFPIVTTLN; encoded by the exons ATGACGATTTTCAACATATGTTGCCTAGTGACGTGCGCTTTGCTCTACTGCGCATGCGCAAACAGCATCTTAGCAAAATTAGAAGAAAAttcttatgacgtcatcagaaAGCTCAT TGAACCGTGTCACGGTGAAATCGACTGtgagtatgacgtcataaacagtCGCCTTCAATCAGATCCCGagtttgttaaatattttccgtacgtcaatgacgtcacaaatgaCGGAGTAGAACTCGAAGCGAGCGGTGAAGTCTCGAATGACGTCAAAACGCGGAATAAAAGATCGGTGATGACGTGTCCGGTCATGAACGAGAGTTACTTGAGCAGAGCGAAAGAGCACATGGACCGGAGCACATCGCCCTGGACGTGGGTTGAAAACAGGGACGACAATAG AGTCCCTCAAATTCTGGCCGAAACCGATTGTCTTTGCAACGGCTGCGTGGTCAACCTTGCAAGTGGCATGGAAGACCCCAATCTAAGCAGCCAACCTATCACAGTCGACCGCGCTGTGTTGTACAAACTGCCGGGCGGGGGCTTTAGAAAGGGAGTGGCCACTTTGAACTACGGATGTCGATGCGACTTTCCTATTGTGACTACTTTGAATTGA
- the LOC143449288 gene encoding calcium-binding protein 39-like, translated as MDSKTGDLSNNLEQQRSRTLSVPVRNFSTRLLLRLSKMSIFKKAHKSPADIVKSLKSVLHVLFEQQTSGRKMDKAFEDLMKNLASMKSIMCGTDQHEPQSELVAQLSQELYKSEIIDIILKNLSRIDFEGKKDFTQIFNTLARRQIGSRQPTVEFLCKKKNILDILVEGYNDPDIALNCGIMLRECIRYESLAKIVFESENFFKFFEYVEMSTFDIASDAFATFKDLLTRHKVSCSEFLIKNYDRVFPAYTRLLESENYVTRRQSLKLLGELLLDRHNYTIMTRYISKPENLKIMMNNLRDQSRNIQFEAFHVFKVFVANPNKTKPILDILLKNQQKLVDFLSNFHNDRSDDEQFNEEKAYLIKQIKELRG; from the exons ATGGATTCCAAAACAGGAG ATTTATCAAACAATCTTGAGCAGCAGCGTAGCAGGACATTATCTGTCCCTGTTCGGAATTTCTCTACTAGACTGCTTTTGAGATTGTCCAAAATGTCAATCTTTAAAAAGGCTCACAAGAGTCCAGCTGACATTGTCAAAAGTCTCAAATCGGTTCttcatgttttgtttgaacaaCAAACGAGTGGGAGAAAGATGGACAAG GCTTTCGAAGACCTGATGAAGAACCTGGCTTCGATGAAGTCAATCATGTGTGGCACCGATCAACACGAGCCGCAGTCCGAGCTCGTGGCTCAACTCTCCCAAGAACTATACAAGAGCGAAATCATCgacataattttgaaaaacttgtctCGGATTGATTTTGAG GGTAAAAAAGATTTCACACAAATCTTCAATACGTTAGCGAGACGACAGATTGGCAGCAGGCAACCCACCGTTGAATTCTTGTGCAAGAAGAAGAACATATTGGACATCTTAGTTGAAGG ATACAATGACCCGGATATTGCCCTAAACTGCGGCATTATGCTGAGGGAGTGCATCCGGTATGAATCcctcgcaaaaattgtttttgagtCTGAGAACTTTTTTAAGTTCTTCGAATACGTTGAGATGTCCACTTTCGATATTGCATCGGATGCCTTTGCCACCTTTAAG GACCTGCTGACACGGCATAAAGTTTCCTGCTCTgaatttttgattaaaaactACGACAGAGTGTTTCCAGCTTATACCCGCTTGCTTGAGTCGGAAAATTACGTGACACGTCGTCAATCACTTAAG TTACTGGGTGAGCTACTCCTAGATCGTCACAATTACACGATTATGACACGTTACATCAGCAAGCCCGAGAACCTGAAGATCATGATGAACAATCTTCGTGATCAGAGCCGCAACATCCAGTTTGAAGCTTTCCACGTTTTCAAG GTTTTCGTTGCAAAcccaaacaaaacaaaaccaattcttgatattttattgaaaaatcaGCAAAAACTCGTggattttctttcaaattttcacAACGATCGATCGGACGATGAACAGTTCAACGAAGAGAAAGCTTACCTTATAAAACAG ATAAAAGAGTTGAGAGGTTAA
- the LOC143449089 gene encoding microfibril-associated glycoprotein 4-like, translated as MRGVILLFSLACFVMMTYSQQCRQVLTTVCDDDVNNSSMQKGDKGDVGRSGKSGIPGAQGDPGAKGEPGEAGQKGMQGESCALGSLVTDLATRLAKIEELVPPPSCATSTSNGPRTLTSGIEVYCEDGWTIFQRRIGGSVSFGRRWDDYANGFGQIDGEFWLGLDNIHQMTRGGGCRLKIELWDFHGNQAYADYSSFSIESAENLYRLRVSGYSGNAGDSLAYHNGHPFSTEDSDNDSSGGNCATRRGGSQGWWFNNCSHSRLNGVWMRQSSGSYHGIIWKDWKGGDESLKETKMKLRCD; from the exons ATGAGAGGAGTGATTCTTCTGTTTTCATTGGCTTGTTTCGTCATGATGACCTACTCGCAACAATGTCGTCAAGTCCTTACCACTGTCTGTGATGATGACGTAAACAATTCAAGCATGCAGAAAGGAGACAAAGGTGATGTCGGCAGATCTGGAAAATCCGGAATTCCGGGAGCTCAGGGGGATCCAGGAGCCAAAGGAGAACCCGGAGAAGCTGGACAGAAGGGGATGCAAGGAGAATCGTGCGCTCTGGGGTCGCTAGTAACCGACCTAGCCACCAGACTGGCAA AAATCGAGGAGCTTGTTCCACCTCCGTCCTGTGCTACGTCAACAAGCAACGGTCCTCGCACTTTGACGAGTGGAATTGAAGTTTACTGCGAGGATGGATGGACG atttttcaaagaaGAATTGGCGGAAGTGTTAGTTTCGGGCGACGATGGGACGACTATGCGAACGGTTTTGGCCAGATTGATGGGGAATTTTGGCTTG GACTCGACAACATTCACCAGATGACGCGTGGAGGGGGATGCAGACTCAAGATAGAGCTGTGGGATTTCCATGGAAACCAAGCTTACGCCGATTATAG CTCGTTTTCGATCGAATCTGCTGAAAATTTATATCGGCTTCGTGTTTCTGGATACAGCGGAAATGCAGGAGACAGTTTAGCATATCACAATGGTCACCCATTCTCGACAGAAGATAGCGATAACGATTCCAG TGGTGGAAACTGCGCAACTCGCCGTGGAGGATCTCAAGGATGGTGGTTTAACAACTGCTCCCATTCCAGGCTCAATGGAGTCTGGATGCGTCAATCAAGTGGAAGTTATCATGGAATTATTTGGAAGGATTGGAAGGGAGGAGATGAATCtcttaaagaaactaaaatgaaacttcgtTGCGACTGA